CGACCAGCGCGCCCGAACGCCAGCCGCGCCCGTCGATCACCTGCTCGTTGGCGAGCACGGTCTGGTCGATCGGGTCCCAATTGACCATCGCTTCCTTGCGATAGGCCAGGCCCGCCTCGAGCATCTCGAGGAACATGCGCTGCTCGTGCCGGTAATATTCGGGATGGCAGGTCGCGATCTCGCGATCCCAGTCGAGCGACAGCCCCATCGATTTGAGCTGGCCGCGCATGGTCGCGATGTTCTCGTAGGTCCATTTGGCCGGATGGACGTTCTGCGCGATGGCGGCGTTCTCGGCCGGCAGGCCGAACGCGTCCCAGCCCATCGGATGCAGCACGTTGAAGCCTTGCGCGCGCTTATAGCGGGCGACCACGTCGCCCAGCGTGTAGTTGCGCACATGGCCCATATGGATGCGGCCCGACGGATAGGGAAACATCTCGAGCACGTAGTATTTCGGGCGCTGGGGATCGCGCTTGGCGGCGAAGGATTTGCGCTCGTCCCAGCGCTGCTGCCACTTACGCTCGGTTTCCTTGAAATTATATCGGGTGCTCGTCATGCCGGTCGGGAGAAGGAGAGGGGAAAACGGGGCCTAGCATTAGCGGAGGCCCCCAGGAATGACAAGCAAGGGCGCGGAATTCCGCCCTTCTGCGCGAGGGTGCCGGCGATCCGGGGCAGGGATCCTACGTCGTCAGCGGGCCGGAACCGACGGTTTCGAATCCAGGGTGAGGAAGAAGGTCAGAAGCGCGAAGCGGGTGCCGGCGGTGACCGGAAGCGCCTCATGCACCAGGGCGCAGGAGAACACCACGGCCCCGCCGCGCGGCGGCTTGTAGCGCTGCTGTCCATACTCCGGAAAGATCAGCTCGCCGCCCTCATATTCATCGCTGTTGAGATTGAGCGTCATGGCGAACATGCGATTGCCGGTACCGGGACCCTGGCTGTCGCGATGGCGCCGGAAATAGTCGCCGCGCCCGGCGTCGTAACAGGTGACCTTGAAGTTCTCGAAGCGGAAGCCCGCGGTGAAATGGAAGGCCTTGGCCATCTCCGGCGCCACGCGGCGGCCGATTGTCGTCGCCAGGACCTGGGTGAGGGCGTCGTCGCGAATGATATGGTCGCGCCGCTTCTTCAATGCCTCATAGACCTCATGGGTCTGTTCGCCCTTGACCCTGCCCGCGACGCGGCCCTCTTCATGGCCCTGTTCATGCCAACGCCGGATCAGCGCCTGGGTGGTCGCGCGGTCGAGCACATTGGGCACGATCAGCGCAGGCGCTGCCGAGCCGGCGGTCTCGGCGGAGGTCACGGGGACCGACCCCGCCAGACGCCGCAGCGCCGCATCGCTCGCCATGGCCCCAGGGCCGCTGTCGATCAGCCTTTGATTGGGATCGAGCAGCAGGAAGGCCGGTCCGGCCGGGAGGCCTGCCGCCCGGTAGAGGCCGGGCAGGATGCGGCCCGCGGCATCGCCCAGAAGGAGGAAGGGCAGGGCCAGCACGTTCGGGGTTTGCGCGCTGTCGCCCGGTACCAGCCCCAGGATATCGATGTCCGCCGCGAGAAAACCGCCATGGGCCGCTGCATAGGCGGCAAGCGTTTCCGGCTGGGGTGCCAGGAGCAGGGCCAGCGGCCGGCCCAGATTGCGTTCATAGAAGGGCCGCATGGCGCCATGCTGATCGGCCGCCATGAAATTGGGAACGCGGTCGCCGGGGGCGAGTGCTGTCGGCGGCAGGCGGATCGGCTGCGATCCTTCGTTTCCCAGGGAATGAACCGGCTCGGTCACGGGTTGCATCGGTGCCTCTGGCGTCTCGGCGTTATCGTGGCGTTATCGGGCCGGCCCGCCCGGCTCGGGGCTGCGCAGGAAGGATAGCAGGGTGAAACGCCGCCCGCGCGTCACCGGCAGGGCCTCATGCATCAGCGAGCAGGAGAACAGGATGGCGCCGCCGGTTCCGGGGCGATAGCGATGCGGCCCATATTCCGGGAACAGGAGCTCGCCCCCATCATGTTCCTCGCTGTTGAGGTTGAGGGTGAGGGCGAAGCGGCGGTCGGCGGTCGACGGGCTGGAATTGTCGCGATGGCGGCGGAAGTAATCGCCGCGATCGGCGTCATAGCATGTGATGATGAAGCGATCGAAGCGGAACCGGTTGAAGCCGAAGGCCTTGTCCAGCTCGGGCGCGATCCGCCGGCCGATGATGCCCACCAGCGTCTTCAGCAGCCTCTCGTCCTGGATTGCGTGGTCGCGGCGCTTCTTCATGTTGTGATGGACGCGCCGGACCTCTTCGCCATCGACGATCGAATTGACCGAGCCTTCGTCATGCCCGAGCCGGTGCCAGCGCTCGATGAGGGCGGCGCAGGCGGCGCGGTCGAGCACGTTGGGCACCAACAGCGCGGGCGCCACCCGGTCGAGGGTCTGGGCCGGCACGGGCGGCGTCAGCTCGACCAGCCGGCCCATCGCCCAGTCCGCCAGCCCGGCGCCGACCCGGGCCTCGATCAGGCGCTGGTTGGCGTCCAGCAGGAGCCAGAGCCCGGGTGCGGGGAGGAGGGCGGCGGCCTTGACCAACCCATTGATAATGGTGCGTTTTGTGTCCACCAACAGCAGCTGCCCCAGGGGCGTCTCTGTCGCCAGCGCCTTGAGTTTGGCTCCATCGTCCGGGGCGACCACGAGCAGATCCAGACCGGCACCGGCGGCGCGCGCCGCGGCGGCCCGCAATCCTGCGATTTCGCCGTCGATCGCGCCCTCGAGCAGAACCAGGAGCGCCAGGGGATTGCCGCGCGACCGGTCATAGAAGGCGCGGAAGGCGCCTTCCTGGTCGGCCAGGACGAAATTGGGCACCCGGTCTCCGGGGGCCAGCGTCGCCGTCGGCGCCGCCAGCTCGATGGCGGGATCGCGGGAGGATTCAGCGACGCCGGGAGACATGCATGGGCACCTCGCCGGGCTGGGGAGCGCTCCAAGCCCCGGCCGGGCCCCTAGGGGCGCCGGGCCGGGGGCTCGGCATCCCTATTCGCCGGTCTGCGTGACGCGCAACTGACGCGCGCGGGTCAGGATGGCGTTTTCCAGATCGGTTGCCGTCGACGGGGCCACGGGCGCATCGACCCAGTTGGCGCCCTGCATTTCCTGGCGGAACACCGCGGCCCGGACGCCATCGGCGCGCAGCGTGCGGCCCAGGATATAGACGTTCACCTTGAAGCGTTCGCTGGGCGTCTGCGGCGGCGTGTACCAGTCGGTGATGATGACGCCGCCGAACGGATCGGCCGAGACCAGCGGCATGAAGGACATGGTGTCCAGCGAGGCGCGCCACAGGAAGCTGTTGACGCCGATGCCGGCACCGCCGCCGCCGCCCTGATCCTGGGTCGGCGCCGATGCATTGCCGAGGGTGAGGCCGCCGGGACCGAAAACCGAGGCCGGCTCGCCATAGGCCGGTGTCGTCTGGCCGGGACGGCGCAAATCCGGATATTGCGAATTAGGATCGCCGTATGCGCAGCCGAACAGAAGCGTCGGAGCCAGCAGCAGGGCCGCCGCCGCCATGATCTTGTTGCGCCACCCGCGCTTCGCCTTCGCGGTGTCGCGCCGACCACTCGCCATGAACGCATTCCTTCCGATAAGCATCTGTAAGGGCGAGGAAGCTTAAAGCAGAGCCCCCGTGACGGGTCAAGGCTGGCGGCGACGGGCGCCGACCCTTCCGGGCCCGCGCAAAGCTGTCGCAGTTGCTCAATCCGGCAGGGCCGCCGACGAAAGCCGGCCATTTGCGCCGTTCATGGCGGCAGAATGGCGCGCAGGAGCCCGCGCGGCGGCGCTCGGGGGGCCGGATTTTTCTGGCGAGGGACCGCTCTTTCCCCTATCTAGCCCTTAACCCCCGGCGCGCGCCGCCCGACGGGCCCAAGGATTTCTCCGGGCCACCCGCACGGTCGCCGTTCCGCCAACACGTCTTTGGAATCCGAACCCTCCGCATCATGGGCAAGATCGTCTGGCTCGCTTCCTATCCCAAATCGGGCAACACCTGGCTGCGGGTCTTTCTGCATAACCTGTTCCGCGATCCGAACGAGCCTTACGACATCAATCGGATCGACAAGTTCTCTGTCAGCGATTCCGCCGCCGGCTGGTATCAGCAGCTCGATCCGCGGCCCGTGACCGAGATGTCCTTCGAGGAGATCGCGAAGCTGCGCCCGCGGGTGCACAAGCTCCTGACCGGCATCTTCCCGGACAACGTCTTCGTGAAGACGCACTGCGCGCTGGTGGAATCCTACGGCACGCCGGCCATCACGATGGAGGAGACCGCCGGCGCGGTCTATATCGTGCGCAACCCGCTCGATGTGGCGATCTCCTACGCGCATCATTTCGGTCGCAGCATCGACGAGGCGATCGAGGAAGTGAACCGGCCGGGATTGCAGACCCAGACCGGGCCGCGGCACGTGTTCGAGGTGATGGGCTCCTGGAGCGAGCATGTCGCCAGCTGGACCGCCAGGCCCAGCCCCGCCCTCCACGTCATGCGCTACGAGGACATGCTGACCGAACCCGAGAAGGCGTTCGGCGGCGTGGTCCGGTTCTTCGGCCTCAATGCGGCGCGCCCGCGCCTGCTCAAGGCGATCGAGCAGAGCTCGTTCCGCAACATGCAGGAACAGGAGCAGCAGAAGGGTTTCGAGGAACGTCCCGACAAGTCGGAGCGCTTCTTCCGCGAGGGCCGCGCCGGGCAATGGCGCGACCAGCTCACGCCGGCGCAGGTCGAGGCCATCGTCAAGGTCCATCGCCAGCAGATGAGCCGCTTCGGATATTATCCGCTGCCGACGGGCGGATGAGCCGGCCGCCCTCGCCCCCGCCGGGTTCGCCGGCCGCGCGCGGCGCCGGACCCCCGCCGGAGTTTCTCGCCGCGGTCGAGCATCATCGCGCCGGCCGGCTGCGCGAGGCCGAGGCGCTCTATCGCAAGGTGCTCCAGAAATTTCCGCGCGTCGCGGAGGCGCACGGCCTGCTGGGATATCTGACCCACCAGGACGGGCAGCATGAGGCGGCGCTCGGCCATCTCGCCAAGGCGATCGAGCTCAATCCCAACTTCATCGACAGCTATGTCTGGCGCGGCATGGCGCTTCAGGCACTGGGGCGCGCCGCCGAGGCCGAGGCCAGCTATCGCCGGGTGCTCATCTACAACCCTCGCCATTTCGATGCCTTATGCAATCTTGCCGGCGCGCTGGTGCTGCAGCATCGCGCGGCCGAGGCAATTCCCCTGCTCGAGAAGGCGATCGCGCTTCATGGCAATCGTGCCGAGGCGCATTACAATCTCGGCCGCGCGCAAATGGATCTGGGGCGGCCGGACGCCGCGGTCGACAGCCTTCGCCGCGCGGTGCAATTGCGGCCCGACTATATCGAGGCGCAGACCAATCTCGGCGGCTGCCTGGTCGAGCTCGGCCATCACGCGGAAGCCGAGCGCGCGCTCGAGCGCGCGCTGGCCCTCGATCCGACGCGGCCCGAAAGCCATTACAATCTCGCCCGCGCACGCAGCGAGCGGGTCGATGCCGGCGAAACCGAGGCGATGCTGCGCGCGGCGCTCGAGCTCAGGCCCGAATATCCCGAAGCGCGCGTCGAGCTCGCCAATCTGCTGATGGCACTGGGGCGGCGCGCCGAAGCCGTCGAGCAGCTGCGCTACACCGTCGAGACCTCGCCGGATTCCACCGTGGCGGTTTCGAGCCTGCTGATGGCGCTCAACTACGATCCCGAGCTCGGCCCGGATCAGGTGGCGCAGGAGCATCGCGAATTGGCCGCCGGCATCGCCGCGCGGGCCGGCCCGCCCGCTCCCGCGCGCCTGTCGCGTGGCGCCGCGAATGCGGATCGACGGTTGCGGATCGGCTATCTGTCGCCCGATTTTCGTTCGCATTCCTGCGCCTACTTCATCGAACCGCTCCTGGCCGCGCAGGATCGCACGCAATGGGAGATCTACGCCTACTCCACCACGCCCGGCGAGGATGCCGTCACGCGGCGGATCCGCGCGCTGGTCGATGTCTGGCGGCCCGTGCGCTATCTCGACGACGCGGCTCTGGCCCGGCTGATCGCGGAGGACGGGATCGACATCCTGGTCGACCTCGCCGGCCACACCGCCGGCGGCCGGCCGCTGGCCCTGGCGATGCGGCCGGCACCCCTCGCGGTGAGCTGGCTGGGTTATCCCAACACGATGGGGCTGGCGGCGATCGATGCGCGGATCACCGACGCGATCGCCGATCCGGCGGGTGCGAGCGACGAACGCCATCTCGAACGTCTGCGGCGATTGCCCGGCGGCTTCCTCTGTTATCGCCCGCCCGCCGATGCGCCCCTGCCCGCGACAAGATCGGCCGACGGCCCCTTGGTCTTCGGCTGCTTCAATTCGGCGCTCAAGATCAATCCGGCGGTCGCAAGGGTCTGGGCGCGAATCCTGGAACGAGTGCCGGGTTCGATCCTGAAACTGCGCGCGCTCCAGTTCCAATATCCGGCCGCGATCGACGCGATGCGGGCGCTCTTCACCGAAGCGGGGCTGGATCCCGCGCGGATTCAGTTCTCGTCCTGGCAGGCGACCATCGCCGAGGGTCTCGCAGACTACGGCACCATCGACCTGGCGCTGGACCCCTTCCCCTATAACGGCACCACCACGACCTGCGAGGCGCTGTGGATGGGGGTTCCGGTGGTGGCGCTGGCGGGCGCGGCGCATGCGGGTCGCGTCGGCGCCAGTCTGCTCTCGTCCCTCGGCCTCGAGACGGAGCTGGTCGCCTCGTCGCCCGACGACTATGTCACGAAAGCCGCGGCCCTGGCGGCCGACCGTGGACGGCTGCAGCATCATCGCACGACGCTGCGCGCGCTGATGGCCGCGTCGCCATTGACCGACGCGACGCGCTTTGCAAGCGAGTTCGAGCAGAGCTTGCGCGCCGCATGGCGCGACGCCGTCGCCGATCGGCCCTCATGACCGCGCCCCGCCCCGCAGGCGAAGACCGCCCGGTGTTGAGACTGCTGCATCATCTGGCCCGGACCGGCGGCACGACCATCAGCAAATGCCTCGCCGTCATGCCGGGCGTGGCACTCCTGAGCGAGATCCATCCGCTCGGGCTCGAGAAGATCAGCGCGCTGCACCAGGCCATGACCTGGTTCGGCCTGGTCGATGCGCGGGAGATCGAGCGGCTCGGGCCCCGTCCCGATTTCGCCGCCTCGATCCGGCTGATCGCCGACCGCGCGTCGACGCGGGGCTTGCGGCTGGTGATCCGGGATTGGAGTCATCTGGATTTTGCCGGCGCGCCCCTGGTCGAGACGCCGTCCTTCCGTTTGACCACGGCCGAATCCCTGGCCGCGCATTTCCAACTCCGCCAGGTCGCGACCGTGCGCCACCCGATCGATCATTGGCAGAGCCTGCGCCGCGTCCCCCTGATGCGCGGGAAGATCGACCTCGACCGGTTCCTCAAGGGTTATCGCCGCTTCGCCGAACTCGCGGTGCCGATGGGCTTCGTCCGCTTCGAGGATTTCTGCCGGCGGCCGGAGGAGCAGCTCCAGCGTCTATGCCATGCGCTCGATCTTCCCTACGACCCGGGCTGGCGGCAGCGCTGGGCCGGCTATGATCGCATCACCGGCGACGAGAACGCGCAACGCGGCACGGACGAGATCGGGCTGCCGCGCCGCCGCCCGCTCGAGCCCGGCCTCGCCGAGGCCTTCCTGAAACATCCGGATTACCAACCGTCCCTGACGCTGCTGGGCTACCGCCACCCGATCTGAGTCCCACGATCCGAGTCCCCCGATGTGAGTCCAAGGGTCAAACCTGCCGCCATGCCGACCGAGACCCCGGAACCCGCGCTGCCGATCCTGCTCTGCACCACCGTCGTGCGGTCGGCGCATCATGGCTCCAGTCACGGTGGCGCCTATCTCGTCGACATGGAGCGCGGCGATCATCGCCAGATGCTGGATTGGAACGACGCGGCGATCGACTGGAGCGGTCGCGGCGGCGACCGTGGCTTGCGCGGCATCGCCTGTCACGGCGATGAGGTCTATATCGCCGCCGCCGACGAGATCTTCGTCTATAGCCCCGACTTTCGCCGTTTGCGTTCCTTTCGCCATCCCTGCCTCGGGCTCTGTCACGAGATCTTCATCGCCGAGGACCGGCTCTATCTGACATCGACCGCCTTCGATTCCATCCTCGTCTATGACCTTCCGGCACGGCGCTTCATCGCCGGTCATTGCCTGCGGCGCGATGCGGCGACGGGAGCGCTGCTCTACCGGCCGTTCGATCCGGCGGGTCCCGGCCTGCCCGACACCGGCGACAGCACGCATATCAACAATGTCTTCGTCGAGGGCGGGCGGATCTTCGTCGGAGGCGTCGGCCTCGACCGGCTGATCGAGCTCAGGGACGGCCAGGCGACCGCCTATGCGAGATTGCCGACCTGGACCCACAATGCGCGCCCCTTCGCCGGCGGCGTCATTGCCAACAGCACGCAAGGCGACGTCGTCCTGATCGCCGAGCGCGACGGCCGCCCGCGCCTCTCCTTGCCGGTTCCGCGCTATCCGGCCGGGCAGTTGCTGAATAGCGACCTGCCGGCGGATTTCGCGCGCCAGGCCTTCGGGCGAGGCCTGGCCGTCATCGACGACCGCCATATCGTCGCCGGGTCCTCGCCGGCGACCCTGACCGCCTGGTGCCTGGACCCGTTAACCAGATTGGCGACCGTCAACCTCAGTCTCGACGTTCGCAACGCCGTGCATGGCCTTGTCGTCTGGCCATTTGGCCGTACATGGAAATGATAAGGCCGATCCCTGCCCTGCGGTGACAGGATGCCGGGCGTCCGACCATCGCCGCCCCCACCGGCGGCTGGCGAGCGGCCCGAGGCCCGACCAGGGAGGGCTCATGAAGCTCACCTTGTTGAGCACGACGGCGCTGATTTCGGCGGGCCTTGCGGGGTTTGCGGCATCGTCGCGGGCCCTGGCCGACGAGGGCGTGCAACTGGGCATCGGCGGCTACTACGCCTCGGCCGCGGGCCTCATCCTGGAACAGACCGACAAAGATGGCTCGGCCGGCCACAACACGCGCGACGTCGTGTTTCGCCAGGATGTCGAGGTCTATTTCCAAGGCATGACGACGCTCGACAATGGCGTCACCGTCGGTGCGGTCATCCAGATGGAAGGCCAGCAGTCGGACGATCAGATCGACGAGGTCTATGCCTATTTCCAGGGCGGATGGGGTCAGATCCGTTTCGGCAGCGACGACGACGCCACCGAGCAGCTGGGCTATCTCATCCCGTCCGCCTCCAACATCTTCGGCGTGGATTCGCCCGATTTCGAGTTCGGCAACGACCACGGAAACGGCTTCAGCAACGGCAACTTCCAGACCAACGACACTCTCCTCGATATCTCGGGCGACGCCACCAAGATCATCTATTTCAGCCCCAGTTTCGGCGGCTTCAATTTCGCCGTCTCCTACGCACCCGACCGCCGGGGCGAGGACAGCTACAGCTATTGGTCG
The nucleotide sequence above comes from Hypericibacter terrae. Encoded proteins:
- a CDS encoding DUF3576 domain-containing protein, which gives rise to MASGRRDTAKAKRGWRNKIMAAAALLLAPTLLFGCAYGDPNSQYPDLRRPGQTTPAYGEPASVFGPGGLTLGNASAPTQDQGGGGGAGIGVNSFLWRASLDTMSFMPLVSADPFGGVIITDWYTPPQTPSERFKVNVYILGRTLRADGVRAAVFRQEMQGANWVDAPVAPSTATDLENAILTRARQLRVTQTGE
- a CDS encoding porin; translated protein: MKLTLLSTTALISAGLAGFAASSRALADEGVQLGIGGYYASAAGLILEQTDKDGSAGHNTRDVVFRQDVEVYFQGMTTLDNGVTVGAVIQMEGQQSDDQIDEVYAYFQGGWGQIRFGSDDDATEQLGYLIPSASNIFGVDSPDFEFGNDHGNGFSNGNFQTNDTLLDISGDATKIIYFSPSFGGFNFAVSYAPDRRGEDSYSYWSGPGGTTLSNNTGQVQDVFSIALEFDQDFNGLGLASGVGFAEGQWENPMPRQGKTTWGMNAHLDLSYSGFTLGGSMAFQNNYTTLGAGADFLIYGVGATYSWDLWTVGLAWSHGDYEYASRTDEDDLDIIEFTGRYDLGSGISLDAMVGVNNLDTPASSPRSDYTAWQAGMGFYIGF
- a CDS encoding 2OG-Fe(II) oxygenase; its protein translation is MQPVTEPVHSLGNEGSQPIRLPPTALAPGDRVPNFMAADQHGAMRPFYERNLGRPLALLLAPQPETLAAYAAAHGGFLAADIDILGLVPGDSAQTPNVLALPFLLLGDAAGRILPGLYRAAGLPAGPAFLLLDPNQRLIDSGPGAMASDAALRRLAGSVPVTSAETAGSAAPALIVPNVLDRATTQALIRRWHEQGHEEGRVAGRVKGEQTHEVYEALKKRRDHIIRDDALTQVLATTIGRRVAPEMAKAFHFTAGFRFENFKVTCYDAGRGDYFRRHRDSQGPGTGNRMFAMTLNLNSDEYEGGELIFPEYGQQRYKPPRGGAVVFSCALVHEALPVTAGTRFALLTFFLTLDSKPSVPAR
- a CDS encoding O-linked N-acetylglucosamine transferase, SPINDLY family protein, whose product is MSRPPSPPPGSPAARGAGPPPEFLAAVEHHRAGRLREAEALYRKVLQKFPRVAEAHGLLGYLTHQDGQHEAALGHLAKAIELNPNFIDSYVWRGMALQALGRAAEAEASYRRVLIYNPRHFDALCNLAGALVLQHRAAEAIPLLEKAIALHGNRAEAHYNLGRAQMDLGRPDAAVDSLRRAVQLRPDYIEAQTNLGGCLVELGHHAEAERALERALALDPTRPESHYNLARARSERVDAGETEAMLRAALELRPEYPEARVELANLLMALGRRAEAVEQLRYTVETSPDSTVAVSSLLMALNYDPELGPDQVAQEHRELAAGIAARAGPPAPARLSRGAANADRRLRIGYLSPDFRSHSCAYFIEPLLAAQDRTQWEIYAYSTTPGEDAVTRRIRALVDVWRPVRYLDDAALARLIAEDGIDILVDLAGHTAGGRPLALAMRPAPLAVSWLGYPNTMGLAAIDARITDAIADPAGASDERHLERLRRLPGGFLCYRPPADAPLPATRSADGPLVFGCFNSALKINPAVARVWARILERVPGSILKLRALQFQYPAAIDAMRALFTEAGLDPARIQFSSWQATIAEGLADYGTIDLALDPFPYNGTTTTCEALWMGVPVVALAGAAHAGRVGASLLSSLGLETELVASSPDDYVTKAAALAADRGRLQHHRTTLRALMAASPLTDATRFASEFEQSLRAAWRDAVADRPS
- a CDS encoding 2OG-Fe(II) oxygenase gives rise to the protein MSPGVAESSRDPAIELAAPTATLAPGDRVPNFVLADQEGAFRAFYDRSRGNPLALLVLLEGAIDGEIAGLRAAAARAAGAGLDLLVVAPDDGAKLKALATETPLGQLLLVDTKRTIINGLVKAAALLPAPGLWLLLDANQRLIEARVGAGLADWAMGRLVELTPPVPAQTLDRVAPALLVPNVLDRAACAALIERWHRLGHDEGSVNSIVDGEEVRRVHHNMKKRRDHAIQDERLLKTLVGIIGRRIAPELDKAFGFNRFRFDRFIITCYDADRGDYFRRHRDNSSPSTADRRFALTLNLNSEEHDGGELLFPEYGPHRYRPGTGGAILFSCSLMHEALPVTRGRRFTLLSFLRSPEPGGPAR
- a CDS encoding sulfotransferase domain-containing protein, whose amino-acid sequence is MGKIVWLASYPKSGNTWLRVFLHNLFRDPNEPYDINRIDKFSVSDSAAGWYQQLDPRPVTEMSFEEIAKLRPRVHKLLTGIFPDNVFVKTHCALVESYGTPAITMEETAGAVYIVRNPLDVAISYAHHFGRSIDEAIEEVNRPGLQTQTGPRHVFEVMGSWSEHVASWTARPSPALHVMRYEDMLTEPEKAFGGVVRFFGLNAARPRLLKAIEQSSFRNMQEQEQQKGFEERPDKSERFFREGRAGQWRDQLTPAQVEAIVKVHRQQMSRFGYYPLPTGG
- a CDS encoding sulfotransferase encodes the protein MTAPRPAGEDRPVLRLLHHLARTGGTTISKCLAVMPGVALLSEIHPLGLEKISALHQAMTWFGLVDAREIERLGPRPDFAASIRLIADRASTRGLRLVIRDWSHLDFAGAPLVETPSFRLTTAESLAAHFQLRQVATVRHPIDHWQSLRRVPLMRGKIDLDRFLKGYRRFAELAVPMGFVRFEDFCRRPEEQLQRLCHALDLPYDPGWRQRWAGYDRITGDENAQRGTDEIGLPRRRPLEPGLAEAFLKHPDYQPSLTLLGYRHPI